From Riemerella anatipestifer ATCC 11845 = DSM 15868, a single genomic window includes:
- a CDS encoding DUF4290 domain-containing protein produces the protein MEYNTQKTNLQLPEYGRIIQELVEYCKTLPSKEERNKVAKAIVDFMGQRNPQLRDEENYAHKLWDHLYIISGYDLDVDAPYPFPTPEEINQKPKKMDYPKLQGDYKFYGKSILQLIERALELEDGDEKEALIEVIANNMKKSYNVYNKEHVQDDVIFRHLKELSENRLDLTGIDSLEKSKIYYNSNKNNPKYQNKHQNNNGNNRRKYNSNNKYKRKS, from the coding sequence ATGGAATACAATACCCAAAAGACAAACTTACAATTACCCGAATATGGGAGAATTATACAAGAACTTGTAGAATATTGCAAGACGCTTCCTTCCAAGGAAGAAAGAAATAAAGTTGCCAAAGCTATTGTTGATTTTATGGGACAGAGAAATCCGCAACTTCGAGACGAGGAAAACTACGCACATAAGCTTTGGGATCATTTGTATATTATTTCAGGTTATGATTTAGATGTAGATGCACCATATCCTTTTCCTACGCCAGAGGAAATCAATCAGAAGCCTAAAAAGATGGATTATCCTAAGCTACAAGGAGACTATAAATTCTATGGTAAAAGCATTTTGCAACTTATAGAAAGAGCTTTAGAACTAGAAGATGGCGATGAGAAAGAGGCTCTTATAGAGGTAATTGCTAATAATATGAAAAAGTCGTACAATGTTTATAATAAAGAACATGTACAAGACGATGTTATCTTCCGCCATTTAAAGGAACTTTCTGAAAATAGATTAGATTTAACAGGGATAGATTCTTTAGAAAAGAGTAAAATCTATTATAATTCTAATAAGAATAACCCTAAATATCAAAACAAACATCAGAATAATAATGGAAATAATAGAAGAAAATATAACTCTAACAATAAATACAAAAGAAAATCATAA
- the murA gene encoding UDP-N-acetylglucosamine 1-carboxyvinyltransferase: protein MSGAFQIRGGKRLQGEITPQGAKNEALQILCAVLLTDQEVRIKNIPDIQDVNKLIGILGDLGVKVTKNGKGDYIFKADSLNLDYLKSEEFKKEGAKLRGSIMLLGPMLARFGEGYMPTPGGDKIGRRRLDTHFQGFVELGAEFHFNDVESFYSLKAKSLQGKFILLEEASVTGTANIIMAAVLAKGKTRIYNAACEPYLQQLCKMLNRMGAQISGIGSNLLTIEGVSYLHGTEHTMLPDMVEIGSWIGLAAMTKSEITIKDVHWNQLGIIPNTFRKLGIQLEKSGEDIYIPAQEHYKIQKFIDGSILTISDAPWPGFTPDLLSIMLVVATQAKGSVLIHQKMFESRLFFVDKLIDMGAQIILCDPHRATVIGLNQETPLRGTVMTSPDIRAGNALLVAALSAEGKSIIHNIEQIDRGYENIDGRLKALGADIERI, encoded by the coding sequence ATGAGTGGTGCTTTTCAAATCAGAGGCGGTAAAAGACTTCAAGGCGAAATTACGCCCCAAGGAGCTAAAAATGAAGCTCTACAAATATTATGTGCTGTTTTATTAACAGATCAAGAAGTAAGAATAAAAAATATACCTGATATACAAGATGTTAATAAGCTAATTGGTATACTGGGAGACCTAGGTGTTAAGGTAACCAAAAATGGAAAAGGGGACTATATCTTCAAGGCTGATAGTCTTAATTTAGATTATCTTAAATCCGAAGAATTTAAAAAAGAAGGAGCTAAACTTAGAGGTTCTATTATGCTTTTAGGTCCTATGTTGGCTAGGTTTGGCGAAGGTTATATGCCAACTCCAGGAGGAGACAAGATAGGAAGAAGAAGGTTAGATACTCATTTTCAGGGATTTGTTGAGCTTGGTGCAGAGTTTCATTTTAATGATGTAGAAAGTTTTTATAGTCTAAAAGCAAAGTCTTTACAAGGTAAATTTATCCTTTTAGAAGAAGCATCAGTAACAGGTACGGCTAATATTATTATGGCGGCTGTATTAGCGAAAGGTAAAACTAGAATTTACAATGCTGCTTGTGAGCCTTATTTACAACAGCTTTGTAAAATGCTTAACCGAATGGGAGCTCAAATTTCGGGTATCGGCTCAAATTTATTAACCATAGAAGGTGTTTCATATTTACATGGTACAGAACACACTATGTTGCCGGATATGGTAGAAATAGGCTCTTGGATAGGGTTGGCAGCAATGACGAAGTCTGAAATCACCATTAAAGATGTTCACTGGAATCAGTTGGGGATTATTCCAAATACTTTTAGAAAATTGGGTATTCAGCTAGAGAAAAGCGGTGAAGATATTTATATCCCAGCACAAGAACACTACAAAATACAGAAATTTATAGATGGCTCTATTTTAACCATTTCTGATGCACCTTGGCCAGGTTTCACGCCAGATTTGCTGTCTATTATGTTGGTAGTAGCAACTCAAGCTAAAGGAAGTGTATTGATACATCAAAAAATGTTTGAATCTCGATTGTTCTTTGTGGATAAACTGATAGATATGGGAGCTCAGATTATCCTTTGTGACCCACACCGAGCTACGGTTATTGGTCTTAATCAAGAAACGCCACTTAGAGGTACTGTGATGACTTCCCCTGATATTCGTGCAGGAAATGCACTTTTGGTAGCTGCACTTTCGGCTGAAGGTAAATCTATCATTCATAATATAGAGCAGATAGACCGAGGTTACGAAAATATAGATGGCAGGCTCAAGGCTTTAGGAGCAGATATAGAGCGTATA
- a CDS encoding response regulator transcription factor, translated as MSNRILLVEDDQSFGAVLKDYLSINNFEVTLATDGEEGLKEYTNNDFDICIFDVMMPKKDGFTLAEDVKKLGKNIPIIFLTARNLREDILKGYQLGADDYITKPFDTELLLYKIKAILSRSTSLEEEEQEQFSISNIEFDSMLRQLKVHDKEYKLSPKENELLKLFCLHRNDFMPRDLALRKIWKKENYFTARSMDVYIAKLRKLLKDDDGLEIINVHGEGFRLLVKN; from the coding sequence ATGAGCAACAGGATATTATTAGTAGAAGATGACCAAAGTTTCGGAGCGGTGCTTAAAGATTACCTAAGCATAAATAACTTTGAAGTTACCCTTGCTACAGACGGCGAGGAAGGTCTTAAAGAATATACAAATAACGATTTTGATATTTGTATATTTGATGTTATGATGCCAAAAAAAGACGGCTTCACATTAGCAGAAGATGTTAAGAAATTAGGGAAAAATATTCCAATTATCTTCCTAACAGCACGAAATTTAAGAGAGGATATCTTGAAAGGTTATCAGTTAGGTGCAGACGATTATATAACAAAACCTTTTGATACCGAACTGTTACTTTATAAAATTAAGGCGATTTTATCCAGAAGTACTTCTTTGGAAGAAGAAGAGCAAGAGCAATTTAGCATTAGCAATATAGAGTTTGACTCTATGTTGAGGCAGCTTAAAGTACACGATAAAGAATATAAACTTTCTCCAAAAGAGAACGAGCTTTTGAAGTTGTTTTGTCTCCACAGAAACGACTTTATGCCTAGAGATTTAGCACTTCGTAAAATATGGAAAAAAGAAAACTATTTTACCGCTAGAAGTATGGATGTATATATCGCTAAATTAAGAAAATTGCTTAAAGATGATGATGGTCTAGAAATCATCAATGTACACGGGGAAGGGTTTAGGCTTCTAGTTAAAAATTAA